The Pedobacter ginsengisoli region GACCATTGGTCTTGAAACGGTTGGCATAATTAACACGTCCAATTATAGAACCTAAACTGGTCTGACGACTATAATCTACACTTACCAGATGCCAGGGATCATTAAATTGTTTGTCGAAATAGATGAAGTCGTAGTTTACTCCAACTTTGTTTTTCGAAGAGTTTTCTCTTACCCTTGCGGCGAGGTTTCTTGCTTCAGTCATGTTTGGATCAGCCTTTATAACTTTATTCAGCTCTATGTTCGCTTCAGGCCATCTTTTTAAATCATTTAAAATTTTTGCCTTTAAGAGTAATAAATCCTTGGCATCACTATGGTATTTTAGCCCCGAGTTCACATATTCAAGTGCCTTTTCAGAATTATCCTCCCAAAATTCCAGACTGGCAAATGCCAGTGAAGCATCGGCATTATCGGGCTGTTTATTTAAAACTTGATTAAAAGCTTGTCGGGCACTATCGGGCTGTTTTGTCCAGGTATATAGCCTGCCAAGAAATATCCTGATATCTGCATAATCCGGGCTTTTTACCAAAGCCTGCTTGCTTAGCGAAATTGCAGTAGGATAATCCTTTTTATCAAAAGCGGCACTGCGAGCCTTAGTAAACAATTCGTCAGAATCCTGGGCTTGTAAGAACTGGAAAGAAAAAAATAGAAATATAAACGGTAAATGGAACTTTAAGCGCATGATTCATTACTTTAGGATGATGCCTAAAGATAATAAAATTATAAATTACTCATAGGGAGTGCAACTTTAAAAGTAGTTCCCAGGCCAATCTGAGAGTCAATTTCCAATTGCCCTCTAAGTTTTTCTATCAGGTGTTTTACCAGAGAAAGACCAAATCCATATCCTTTTTCTCCATCTGTTCCATTAGTTGTATGGCTATTCCCATCAAGGATTTGGACTATTTCACCTTTAGTAATACCTACTCCGGTATCAGAAACCGAAATGCTTAAAATGTTTTGATCTGATTTTACGATCAGGTCAAGCTCTATTACTATACTCCCTTTATTTGGTGTAAATTTTATTGCATTGGAGATCAGGTTACCTGCGATTTGTAAAAGCTTGTTTTTAGAAAAAAGTATATCCTGAGTAGTTTGATTGATATTGATTTGCAACTGTATTTGTTTAGAGATAGCCTGCGGATTGTAGAGTTGTTTTAACTTATCTCGAAAGCTGCTGAGATTAAACTCCTGACTATTACTGTCCTTTGTCTCATTCTCGTCGCTTAGAATTTCATCCGCAAGATCCAGAATTGACTTACTACCACTATGGATCAGGTTAATAAAATCCATTACCTCATCAATATCAGCACTTTTACCTTGTTCAGAGATTATTTCGGATAAACCAATTATACCTGCAAGAGGCCCCCTTATATCGTGAGCAACCTTTTTCTTAGATTCATTAGCCTGTTTAATCTGATTCCTTAATACATCCATAGCCTTATATGTCTTCAATCTGTTGACTATTTCAGCTGCAATGATCTTCAGCAA contains the following coding sequences:
- a CDS encoding YaiO family outer membrane beta-barrel protein, whose product is MRLKFHLPFIFLFFSFQFLQAQDSDELFTKARSAAFDKKDYPTAISLSKQALVKSPDYADIRIFLGRLYTWTKQPDSARQAFNQVLNKQPDNADASLAFASLEFWEDNSEKALEYVNSGLKYHSDAKDLLLLKAKILNDLKRWPEANIELNKVIKADPNMTEARNLAARVRENSSKNKVGVNYDFIYFDKQFNDPWHLVSVDYSRQTSLGSIIGRVNYANRFKTNGLQFEVDAYPRISSIFQAYISGGYSNNVGVFPHYRAGFSLYANLPASFEAEAGFRYLTFGESTWIYTASIGKYYKSFWFNFRTFITPSNNQISQSFALTTRYYYGGADDYFSLRLGTGLSPDDPQNNVLIGSTNYKLRSNNITLGYRKAFKSLNILIVNLGLDNQEYKLDTRGTQVDLGIGYIRRF
- a CDS encoding GAF domain-containing sensor histidine kinase, whose amino-acid sequence is MPQNNYPVPENEMDRLVHLAELDIDYSSISENFKDLTQLAAKVADTEISLINLIDSYTQWTVGKHGIDLNQMTREESVCQHTIMSDEQFEVADLSRDERFNKNYYVDDPFSLRYYFGVPLKNQQGLNIGALCVLDTKLKTLNPEKIELLKIIAAEIVNRLKTYKAMDVLRNQIKQANESKKKVAHDIRGPLAGIIGLSEIISEQGKSADIDEVMDFINLIHSGSKSILDLADEILSDENETKDSNSQEFNLSSFRDKLKQLYNPQAISKQIQLQININQTTQDILFSKNKLLQIAGNLISNAIKFTPNKGSIVIELDLIVKSDQNILSISVSDTGVGITKGEIVQILDGNSHTTNGTDGEKGYGFGLSLVKHLIEKLRGQLEIDSQIGLGTTFKVALPMSNL